A single Marinobacter sp. es.042 DNA region contains:
- the paaC gene encoding 1,2-phenylacetyl-CoA epoxidase subunit PaaC, producing MTQTEALKEYLLRLADSDMILGQRLCELCGKAPALEEEMALMNVALDLVGQARNWYEYAAELIDDGRDADKLAFRRDAHEYRNLLMTEQPNEDYAVTMGRQFFFDVYHYFTLKSLTESSDERIAGIAAKALKEVTYHLRRSSEWVKRFGDGTEESHRRMQDAVDILWRFTGELITPDDTDRVMAETGIGPDTDQLAKDWRGMVNEVLTQATLTPGAEDAWMYMGGKHGEHTEHLGFILAEMQFLQRAYPDATTW from the coding sequence ATGACACAAACAGAAGCATTAAAGGAATACCTGCTGCGCCTTGCAGATTCCGACATGATCCTTGGCCAGCGCCTTTGCGAGCTGTGTGGCAAGGCCCCGGCGCTTGAGGAAGAGATGGCACTGATGAACGTTGCCCTCGACCTCGTCGGCCAGGCCCGCAACTGGTACGAGTATGCAGCCGAGCTGATCGACGATGGCCGCGATGCTGACAAGCTGGCCTTCCGCCGGGACGCCCACGAGTATCGCAACCTGCTGATGACCGAGCAGCCCAACGAGGACTACGCCGTCACCATGGGCCGCCAGTTCTTCTTCGACGTGTATCACTACTTCACGCTCAAGAGCCTGACGGAATCCAGCGACGAGCGCATTGCCGGCATCGCTGCCAAGGCGCTGAAAGAGGTGACCTACCACCTGCGCCGCTCCTCAGAGTGGGTGAAGCGTTTTGGTGATGGCACTGAAGAAAGCCACCGCCGCATGCAGGACGCCGTCGACATCCTCTGGCGTTTTACCGGCGAGCTTATTACGCCGGACGACACCGATCGTGTGATGGCCGAGACGGGCATTGGCCCGGATACGGACCAGCTGGCCAAAGACTGGCGCGGCATGGTCAACGAGGTGCTCACCCAGGCAACCCTGACTCCTGGCGCGGAAGACGCCTGGATGTACATGGGTGGCAAGCACGGCGAGCACACCGAACACCTTGGTTTCATCCTGGCAGAAATGCAGTTCCTGCAGAGGGCCTATCCCGATGCCACAACATGGTGA
- the paaB gene encoding 1,2-phenylacetyl-CoA epoxidase subunit PaaB has translation MSEWRLYEVFVRSKHGLNHKHVGSVHAADAEMAMENARDLYTRRNEGVSLWVVPSDAITASASDEKEVLFDPSEDKVYRHASFYKLPDEVGHM, from the coding sequence ATGTCTGAATGGCGCCTTTACGAAGTCTTTGTACGGTCCAAGCACGGCCTGAACCACAAACACGTGGGCAGCGTGCATGCCGCAGACGCCGAGATGGCCATGGAAAACGCCCGTGACCTTTACACACGCCGTAACGAAGGCGTAAGTCTCTGGGTGGTTCCCTCCGACGCGATCACGGCGTCCGCGTCCGACGAGAAGGAAGTGCTTTTCGATCCGTCGGAAGACAAGGTTTACCGGCACGCTTCCTTCTACAAGCTGCCCGATGAAGTCGGACACATGTAA
- the paaA gene encoding 1,2-phenylacetyl-CoA epoxidase subunit PaaA → MYAQLVETGAKRLKTKEEMSPEERDFQEKVDAETKIEPKNWMPEGYRKTLIRQISQHAHSEVVGMLPEGNWVTRAPTLKRKLQLMAKIQDEAGHGLYLYSAMETLGADRDEEIEKLHQGKAKYSSIFNYPTLNWADMGAVGWLVDGAAIVNQVVLQRTSYGPYSRAMIRICKEESFHQRQGYQILLDMMRGGTDEQKAMVQDAINRLWWPALMMFGPHDDESPNSQQSMAWKIKRKSNDELRQMFIDQTVPQLEFLGCTAPDPDLKWNEETGHYDFGEINWQEFYDVLKGNGPCNRERIKTRKNAIDEGAWVREAAVAYAEKQKQRAQAA, encoded by the coding sequence ATGTACGCCCAGCTCGTTGAAACCGGCGCCAAGCGCCTCAAGACCAAAGAAGAGATGTCGCCCGAAGAGCGCGACTTTCAGGAAAAGGTCGACGCCGAAACCAAAATCGAACCCAAAAACTGGATGCCGGAAGGCTACCGGAAGACCCTGATTCGCCAGATTTCCCAGCACGCCCACTCCGAAGTGGTCGGCATGCTGCCGGAAGGCAACTGGGTTACCCGCGCGCCTACGCTCAAGCGCAAGCTCCAGCTGATGGCCAAGATTCAGGACGAAGCGGGCCACGGCCTGTACCTGTACAGCGCCATGGAAACCCTGGGTGCTGACCGTGACGAAGAGATCGAAAAGCTGCACCAGGGCAAAGCCAAGTACTCCAGCATCTTCAACTACCCGACCCTGAACTGGGCGGACATGGGTGCCGTTGGCTGGCTGGTGGATGGCGCCGCCATCGTTAACCAGGTGGTGCTGCAGCGTACCTCCTATGGCCCCTATTCCCGCGCCATGATCCGCATCTGCAAGGAAGAGAGCTTCCATCAGCGTCAGGGTTACCAGATCCTGCTGGACATGATGCGCGGAGGCACCGACGAACAGAAAGCCATGGTGCAGGACGCCATTAACCGTCTGTGGTGGCCGGCACTGATGATGTTCGGACCGCATGACGACGAGTCGCCGAACTCCCAGCAGTCCATGGCCTGGAAGATCAAGCGCAAGAGCAACGACGAACTGCGCCAGATGTTTATTGACCAGACCGTGCCGCAGCTCGAATTCCTTGGCTGCACTGCACCGGATCCGGACCTGAAGTGGAACGAAGAAACCGGCCATTACGATTTCGGCGAAATCAACTGGCAGGAGTTCTACGACGTCCTCAAGGGCAACGGTCCCTGCAACCGCGAGCGCATCAAGACTCGCAAGAACGCTATTGACGAAGGTGCCTGGGTCCGTGAAGCGGCCGTCGCCTATGCCGAAAAACAAAAACAGCGCGCACAAGCCGCCTGA
- the paaK gene encoding phenylacetate--CoA ligase PaaK gives MTLPLQKLGKLDRMETASIDELRHEQLQRLRWSVVHAYTNVPFYRKAFGDQGLKPMDINSLEDLAKVPFTTKADLRDNYPFGMFATPMSDVVRVHASSGTTGKPTVVGYTQSDINTWADIVARSIRAGGGSRGDKVHVAYGYGLFTGGLGAHYGAERLGCTVIPMSGGQTEKQVQLIKDFEPDIIMVTPSYMLNIADEMERQGIDPHKLPLRLGIFGAEPWTNAMRSEIEERLGIEALDIYGLSEVMGPGVGMECIETKDGPTIWEDHFYPEIINPETGEVLPDGEYGELVFTSLTKVALPILRYRTRDLTRLLPGTARPMRRIDKITGRSDDMLIIRGVNVFPSQIEEQVLKCEALAPHYEIEVYKEGNLDCVDIRTELKPGVTDTPESRAAAAKELAHHIKSYIGISTRVEVVETNRLARSEGKAKRVFDRRNQ, from the coding sequence ATGACCTTACCACTGCAAAAACTTGGCAAACTTGACCGCATGGAAACCGCCAGCATTGATGAGCTGCGCCACGAACAGCTGCAGCGTCTGCGCTGGAGCGTTGTCCATGCCTACACCAACGTGCCGTTCTACCGCAAAGCGTTTGGTGACCAGGGTCTGAAGCCCATGGACATCAACTCGCTGGAAGACCTGGCCAAGGTGCCATTCACCACCAAGGCGGATCTGCGGGACAACTACCCGTTTGGCATGTTTGCCACCCCCATGTCCGACGTGGTGCGGGTGCACGCCTCCAGTGGTACCACCGGCAAGCCAACCGTAGTCGGTTACACCCAGAGTGATATCAACACCTGGGCCGACATTGTGGCACGGTCTATCCGGGCCGGCGGCGGCTCCCGTGGCGACAAGGTTCATGTAGCCTATGGCTATGGCCTGTTCACCGGCGGTCTGGGCGCCCACTACGGCGCCGAACGCCTTGGTTGCACGGTTATTCCGATGTCCGGCGGCCAGACCGAGAAGCAGGTCCAGCTGATCAAGGATTTCGAACCGGACATCATCATGGTGACGCCGTCCTACATGCTGAACATTGCCGATGAAATGGAGCGTCAGGGCATTGATCCCCATAAACTGCCCCTGCGGCTCGGCATTTTCGGCGCAGAACCATGGACCAACGCCATGCGATCAGAGATCGAGGAGCGCCTCGGCATCGAGGCTCTTGATATCTATGGTCTGTCGGAAGTCATGGGTCCGGGCGTGGGCATGGAATGTATTGAAACCAAAGACGGCCCGACCATCTGGGAAGATCACTTCTATCCGGAAATCATCAACCCGGAAACCGGTGAAGTGCTGCCAGACGGTGAATACGGTGAGCTGGTCTTCACGTCATTGACCAAGGTGGCCCTGCCGATTCTGCGCTACCGCACCCGCGACCTCACCCGCCTGCTTCCGGGTACAGCGCGCCCGATGCGCCGGATTGACAAGATTACCGGCCGCAGCGACGACATGCTGATCATTCGCGGCGTCAACGTGTTCCCGAGCCAGATCGAGGAGCAGGTGCTCAAGTGCGAGGCCCTGGCACCGCACTACGAGATCGAGGTTTACAAGGAAGGTAACCTGGACTGCGTGGATATCCGGACCGAACTGAAACCCGGCGTAACCGACACCCCCGAGAGTCGCGCTGCGGCGGCCAAGGAACTGGCGCACCACATCAAGTCCTACATCGGCATCAGCACCCGTGTCGAGGTGGTGGAAACCAACCGTCTGGCACGCTCGGAAGGCAAGGCCAAGCGCGTATTTGATCGCCGTAACCAGTAA